ATTTAGTTGATCTAATGGAGatgattaaagaaagaaaatgatcaataaacatgaattttgatgaaattgattcttttttaacatcagttttttttttaaaataatcttaCATATAAAGCCATCCATCATTGAAAATACAGAAACCCGCCCATCTATCAGTCAGATATTGAATTTATACACTGTAAATTATGCAAGTTAAACTCAAATGTTGAAATCATAACCTATGAATAAAGAACCATCAATGACCTGGTGTATAAATGGAAAAATGCCTCACCAGGAAACTCTATTCTTATTGGCACTGGTGGATCTAGCTTTCTTTCCCAGCTTGCTCTGTCTCAGCAGATTCAATTATGAGCTATACCCTGCAGATAAGCAGTAAATGTGGCATGCATGAAGTCCAGTTCCTTGAGAGAATAAGCATCAATATGTGGCAAAGGAAATTAGAAATAGAGCCCGGGAAAAAATCACAATCTAAATACATGCCTTGGCtatgataaaccatattcactAAAGTACTTATGCTATATTTTTCTAAGGAACTTTCACCTGCTCAACTTTGTTAACCTGGAGGTCCTTGTTCATGGAAGATGGAACCTGAGCAGTAATTCTTAGGATGCCCTGCATATAAGCAGTAAATGGGTGAGGAATGAAAGCAAGTTACTTAAAAGAATGAGAATCAACATATGGCAAAGGAAATTAAAAACAGAACCCAGAATAAAAACAATCTAATTGCATGACTGGGGTATAATAAACTACATTCACCAAATTAGCTAAAGTAGCAGACTGTTCTTTGTGATGGACTTATAGATGCAGAAATAGTTATCAATCAAATATGCCACTTGTAAACAATTTTGTAAAACATAATGGTTGACTTTTTGGCAGTAGAATGAATGGATTTAGTTATCTAGTGATAAATTACAAACAAGATGTGAAGAAGACATTAGAAACAAGATATAGCTTAccttaaaaataaagaaaagtcaaTACAATTAGTATAAGACATTGCTAAGAGTCAAAAGTCATAAATGTCCTCGTCAACATCTTCACGGGCCCATTGACCCTCATCATTATCATTGAAGATACTCTCATGAGAGGAAGGGAAACATTCAGTCCGGGGTCCATCATCTGTTATTTCATCACCCATGTCGTACACTTCTCTTGGTTGATTACGTATCACAACAAACCAACCAGGTTCTTTTGGATCCTCGGAATAGAAAACTTGCTTTACTTGTGATGAGAACACATAAGGCTCATCGAGGATATGTTTGCCAGTGTGAATCGTGCGAGAGAAGTTGACCATTGTAAACCCATATCTATCTTTCTTGAGCCCCCTACTATTATTCACATCAGCCCAATCACAACGAAATAACACAACCTTGAACTTGTTAAAGTAGTCTAACTCAATTATATCATTTAGCACACCATAGTAGTCAACATTTCCTTCCAATGGATTTGCATCCCTAGCACTGGCGTAGCTCATAGTAGAAGAAGTAACAAGACATCCAGAATTTTGAGTTCGCCTAAATCTTTCTCGAGATTTAGTATGGAATCGAAATCCATTAATGACGAGTCCTTTATATCTCTTGACAATCCTATTTGGACCTTGCGcaagaaattttatttcttctgaCACATTTTTCCCATGAGAAACCTATACAGGTTACATGAATGCAATTATAAAAATTCTTAATAGAGAATTGTTCAAGAGACTAAGATTTTCTAGTTGCTTACCGTTTCTCCCAACCATTCATGAAAAGTTTCGGTAAATTTCCTATCGAGATCACGAGCATTTGAACGTCGACCTCTTGTTTGATCTTTCAAGATATTTCTATACTCACTACaagtaatgataaaaaatgttaaaaacttcCAACACACCAACACACCAAATAAGAAATGTGAAGTGTTTAACTTACATTTGGAGTGAGTCAATAGCTTTATAGTGGAATAACACATAACGATGTGCTTGTGCCCATGATCTATCATCTAACTGTGCCACTTCAACTTTCCCTATTGGTTCTCCACCACTTTCAAATAAATACGACTTTACAAGTAGCTCATGGTGCACTTGTGTTAAATTTCTCCCAGGtctatcaaatattgtttcaacATCAACCAAATACCTAGAACAAAAAGTGACACATTCTTCTGCTAGAAATCCTTCAGCAATAGATCCTTCAGGATATCGTTTATTCCGCACATAGGATTTTAACTTGAGCAAAAACCTACAACAGAATTGCTGCGATTGTTAACCTATAGAAGTTTGTCTGACAAgacattataataaattgatgttttaccAAAATAATACCTCTCGATTGGATACATCCATCGATAGTACACAGGTCCACCGATTTTGGCCTCCATTGGTAGATGAACAACCAAGTGCACCATTACAGTGAAGAATGCAGGTGGGAAAATTTTTTCTAAGTGACACAAAGCTATTGCTGCTCGATATTGAAGGTTGTCAAGATCTTCCACCTTAAGAACTTTACcgcaaataattttgaatatgttACAAAGCTCTGAAATGGCGTGAGTCACTTGCTTTGACATGGATGACCTCAAAGCAATTGGAAGCAAATCATGCAGCAATATGTGATAATCATGTGATTTTAAAGACTGAAGTTTTCGCTCCTTCTGATTTACACATTTTGATATATTCGAAGAGTAAGCATCTGGGACTTTTATAGTCTTCAAGACTTGACAAAAtaggtctttttctttttttgtcatgGAGAAAGAAGCCGGTGGTAGTCTTGTTTTGCCATTGGGAAGATATTGAGGATGAAGCTCTCGACGAATTCCCATGTCAACCAAATCAAGTCTGCATTTTAGATTATCTTTTGACTTCCCATCAACATTAAGAATTGTTCcaacaatattttcacaaacattcttctcaatgtgcataACATCCAAGTTGTGGCGAAGTAGGTTGTGCTGCCAATATGGTAAATCAAAGAATATGCTTCTCTTCTTCCACAAACTTGCTTCAGTTGATTCCTCTTCCTGtatttcatcatcatcagtatCCAAGTCAATATTGGATAATTGCCGTGGTCTTTTCTTCGAAGagttattattgtttgatttttttattttgcttttgccATGCTTTCCATAAGAAAATTGCATCTCtttcaacattaataaaatatcatatccAGTAGTAACTGAAGGAGCTCGACGCATCTCTACATTACCATCAAACAGATGTTTCTGAGATCTGTATGGATGATTATGTTCTAGCCATCGCCGATGTGCCATATAACAAAACTTCTGGCCATCAGTTAACCATTGTGATGAAGTTTCTGCAGCACAACAAGGACAAGCATATTTCCCTTTAGTGTTCCAACCTGATAAATTTGCGTAAGCAGGGAAATCATTAATAGTCCATAACAAGACAGCCCGCATATTGAAATTTCTCCTTACAGATGCATCGTATGTCTCTACACCAACCCATAATTGCTTTAACTCTTTAATAAGAGGTTGTAAGTATATGTCAATATCGTTTCCAGGCCCTTTGTCCCCAGGAATAATcattgacaaaagaaaagaagtttgTTTCATCCCAATCCACGGTGGCAAGTTATAAGGGATCAACACCACTGGCCAAGTGCTGTAAGAAGTACTTAATAATTTGAATGGGTTAAACCCATCCGAAGAAAGACCAAGCCTCACATTTCTAGGATCACAAGCGAAGTCAGGATATCTTGcatcaaatgatttccatgcCTCAGCATCAGCAGGGTGTCGTAACAGTCCATCATTGGGCCGACCATTAGCATGCCAGATCATATCAGCAGAAGTCCTAGTCGACATGAAAAGTCTCTGCAGTCGTGGTATTAATGGAAAATACCGTAAAACCTTCGCAGGTCTCTTGTGGACCACTTCATTGTCTTCATTCAAACGTTCACCAGAATCAGTGGACACCCAGCGAGAACGACCACAAATATGACAAGATTGCTGACCTTCATTATGCTCCCAATATATCATGCAGTCATTTGGacaactatgaattttttcatacccTAGACCCAAATCCTTAATAATTTTCTTCGACTCACGACTACTTTCAGGAATAGCCGCTGAgggaaaaaattcttttaaaaattcaatcaagtgGTCAAGGCCTTTAGCAGTCATCCCATACATGCATTTCAAATGGAAAAGTCGAATGGAAAAATACAATCTAGAATGCTGCGATTCCTCATAAAGTTTGTCATTcatatcttcaagcaacttgTAAAACTTTGCCGCTTCTTTAGAAGGCCGTTCATCAACTTCTATAGGGGTTTCACCTTCATCATTCACCTCAACATTGAATTCATCTGCAGTATATGGTAGGCCCTCGTTATCAACTTGATGGATGTTGAAAGCATCCTGCAATAATTCTTCCAAACTATCTGGTCTTGTACGAGAAGTTTGGAAGTGAGGATTGGAGCTTGATAGAGCTGTAAATGTGTTTGTTGGCTCATGGATAGGTGACGGTACACGCTCTCCATGAAAAAACCAACATGTGCAACCTTGTAGAATGCCGTCACAAACTAAATGTTCAACCACTGTTTCACGTGTTTGCCAATGGATATTCACACACTTTATGCAAGGGCAAATGATCATATCATCTTCACTTGAGTTGGAAAATGCAAAATTGAGGAATTGTTTGACTCCATCTTCATATTCTTGACTCAATCATGACTTACgcatccaactcttatccatttctgcttaatatattaaaaaattattcataatattctAAATTAAAGCATATTTTCGCCTTAACACACTAAGATATACATCAAGGTgaaactataaaatttttactttttagctATTTTTAATCGATGTAAACACATTAGGTCTTATAAATCAAGGTAAGACTATGGAAAACATAAGCTAACAAAGAAGGGAATAATCCACATGACTCATAAGTGAGAAGGGAACATCATTCCTTTTCCAAGCACTAGTTTATTGTAATGAAGTtttaatgatgaagaaaattacAATTATTCCATAATGCGTCCTTttgtaacataaatatttaaagataaaagaGATCACTATGATGGTCATACATGTTTCACATGTTAATTTGTTCTTGCTTTGAGCTTCTCTAGAAACTTcatcttttttctttgaaagatccttaaatacacacatacacacacacacacacacacaaagttaTCAATCTGGATAATATAAACAAGacgtgttttttatttaaaatttggataAGTCATTATAAAcacacatatattattattatattttacccatggcttaatcatgtattaaaTAGAGTGAACTCTTCAATCTATGGCCCGTATCTTAAATATGAGTGAAATAATTGAACACATGTTTCAAGTAGaaaaaactaacaaattaaTGCTTCAAGAAAAGGCCAATAACAACAAACGTTTACACATGCATGATGAGAATGCATGCATAACATTGTTAGCTTAGAAAAAGGTGATTAGATATATATGGAATATCCTTTCTAATTGCATGCCATGCATGTATACCAGCCCAATTTGTCACCACCGCATAATCATGTAAATTTCTAATGAATAAGGAATGAATAATTTCCCAAAACTGAAAACTTCTAATATAGTTATGACATTTTGAGCAACATATATAACAAGTAGTGTTGCAATACTGTCTTTGACATTCTTGAAGACTCTAATTGacatctttttatattttaatttttaattttttaaaaaagtctACATGAAAGTCTGtaaactatgaaaaaaatagaacaattGGTTAGATTCctaactgtttaaaatataaataaatattcctaactgtttaaaatataaataaatagaacgCCACTAACCAACTTGATATCTTCTGACCTCTCTTTATATCTTGCAACTTTATTCCTCAAATCCCTTCGGTTCCTTTTCAGTTACTAacctgaattaaaaaaaaaaagctcattAGGTACCATTTTtcataaaaccataataatagcataatcaaaatcatcaagtcaaaaacaaaacaaaccattGACCTAATCTATCAactgttttttatttcaatactatacatatgaataaataatgGTACAAAActttgtttacatatatatacataagcaCACAATGATACACACATAAAACTAGGCTTTAAGAGGATCTCTGtatacatttttataaattacataACTTCAAAGCACATGATAAGTAAATACTTTATAAGTTTTAAGCaacaaagtttttcttttttctttttatttaaatggtGCACTGTTTCACAACCAACATCACTTGATCAACAGTGCACTGTTGGTCAATGCTACTACTTTCTatagaaaaccaaacaaatgaagaaaagacTTACCATGTAGTGCATAGATAATATAGACGGCTTAGAATTCCATAAATATTATAGACAATTACTTTCTATAGAAAACCAAACAAGCTTATCTAAATTAATGATTCTGTTTTTGATACCAAATTGAGGATTGGACAGGTCTCTCTCGTGTAGATTCTCTACTTGATTTGGCACATCAATGACAAAGGGCTCAATATACAGCAAACCATTTCACCATTTCATAACTAGCTCAATTATAGTTACAACAAATCCAGTCCCCAAATAAGCACAATATACTATCTTCATTATACGGAACACGGACAAGCTCATTGCTAACCAAAATTCCTACTTTTCCATTTATAAAACCAAGCATTCATCGATATGATATACAAAACTAATGTGTCATCAGTAGCAAGAAACCTTCACCAAACAAGTATTATTATCTATAAAAGAAACAAGCAGTGCACAATCCCAGGTATTTTGACATCAATGAAAGGAAAGCTATAATCCATGGATGGGTGATcatatcaaatcaaacaaaccatgtagaaaaaatggaaaaaaaaaaaaatcaattcagcGCCCTGAAACTAGCATTAAATGGATCCAATCAAACAATTAGAAGCAtgaaaaaagatgaaaagataGTTCTGAAAGGATATTCATACAATTCAAcaagacatcatcaacaaatacaaaaagaacACATACGGTTTATTGGCAATGTGGATCATCAAAAACTCAGTGAACTACTTACACCGTACTGGTCTCCAAGCCCTGTTCCAAAGAAGATTATCAAGATTCATCCATACATCCGATAATTCCTAAGAACCACACAAGacgataataaaaaagaaaaatcatccaaaacGATCAAAGCCTTTAAGCATTGCAGTGAAGATAAAGCTTACAACTTACACAATCGAAGGTTATGCCGTTTTTCCAATCAGCGATTCCGGTAGCTCCGACGGCACTCGCGGCGGCGGTGGCcttcttcaaaaccctaacaaaataGCTCAATTAATTCTTCCCAAACAAAAACCCAATCAACCACCAAAacctaaaacaagaaaacacccaaaaaaaaaatcaacaacatgAAATCCATAATCAACAACACTAAATCACCTTACGAACTCGATTGCTTCGATTGTGCTCAAGAAGTAAAAGAAGACAGGGTGAAAGAGAACAGCGCGCAGTGTGGATAtagagagaaataaagaagaaacgGGGGAGAGAAATTGAAAGGAAAAGTTTTAATCTTTTCATTAAACTCTCCCggcatttattaatataaacggcgttatataaattttattttcgcGGATAATTTTAACCCCAATCCCGCCAATAATTTTACCAGCGTTCATTCCCAAAATGCCGCCATATCCATTAATATCCcgtcatttttaaaataattggcgctaaattaaatatatattttacacaTGTTAAATTCTCCAAGCCCAAAAATTACCTTTCCGgcgtttttttttatttaaacgccgctaaataagCAAACTCGCCGGTGCCTATTAATATAAACGAcgctaataaaaattatatttttgaattttaattcatCTTATTTCCCAAATTAATTTGACGGCGTGTATTTCAATAAACTCCTCTAATTTACTggcactttaaaaaaaatgccgCTAATGTAAATCTTTTTCCAAGCAAAAATTATGTAAAACCCGGAAAGAATATGGTGGCGTTTATTTCTAATAAACACCGCTAAAGTAAATATATTGgctgggtttttttaaaaacgccgctaaataaaCGCCGCAAAAGGCCGACTTTGGTGTAGTGCTGGCAAATGCTCTGCACTAGCCCATTTTGACTCATTGGTTACATTACATGTCTTCATGGCCTTCACACCTAGATATATAACATTACCCCTCCCATTGAAAtagaccttgtcctcaaggtctaAGTTTGAGTATTGTTGATTGAAGAACATGAGATCGTGCCTATTATCTATAGATGTTAACCCAAAAAAACTTGCTTAATTGACTATGTCCATGAACTCAGGTTTGAGAGATGTTCCACCAGTAGGACATCTATCAACATCAGATTATGCTAAAAGTTTCTTCCAAGTTGCTCCATTAGGAAAGCCTCATGTATAACTTTAATTGATGCAACAACTTCAAGATTTGTATGAAACCACTCCCTTACAACAAAGTGCAATTCCTTCAACTTCAAGAGTGAAACACCAAAATCTTCAACTGCAGAGACCATCCATATAATACCCCATTGAGTATCTTGGTATCCTTGCGCTTTTTCATTGCTGATTTCAGTGAGTTGGCATAGATTAGCCAATTGAAAATTCACCATGGTCAACTTGAGGCCATTCTCTACTCCTTTAATATAAAGTTGACTTTTAATAAGATGTATTGCACTAGACCATGCAGTAATTTGGAaggaaaatattttcattagagGTGTTATTGCATACTCCTTCACAGTGTCATCATGTGCATGGGTCTTTGCTATATCGCAAAACATCCAATTTTATATGAAACATGCACCGCTGTAATTATTCCATATGTGCCAATAAGCCAACAAATCACTTTTAGAAATGTAGACATAAGTGTTGGCTCTCTATGGATGTGCAAATATGGACCATCTGATATAAGTCATATAAAGTTATGTATAACTCTCACAATCGCAATCACAACACCAAAACCTTTATCTAAGTCATGTAAAGAACTCTCCTCATAGTAAAGATATTCAAGGTAAACCAATGTAGCACCAAACTTCTTGGTTAATTAGGATGTATAATTATTAGGAAATTCTAGGTATGCAAGCTCACCGCATATTTCTAGATAGATGGGTTCACCAACTTGGTAATAACCAAAGAATACATAAATTATTTGCTTTAACTAACAATAATCCCTGATTTACAGGTTCTCAACAAGACCTTGAAAAGGGTCTTCTAGTTGTTGAACAGAAGTAGGAGTATAGGTTACCACAGTGGCTAGGGGATTAGGTCACCAAGAAATGATatccattctcaattcctaTTTCAATCCATTGTTAAAGAAATCCCAAAATACACTAGCCATAACATAGAAAAGATAATAAGGATATAAAAATGATGTGGATTGCATTGGATCATAGAATTGAACGTTGGTTCATTGCTCAAATGCATATCCAATAAGCTGTATTTGCTGCATAAGTGGAGAATATACAAATGCTTGCTACCGAGCATTGAAACCTTAGGGATCTTCCTCATTCCATGCAATTCTACTGCAGTTTGGACAAGTCAGTATTGAATGCTCCCATTTTGAGAAAGATCAGATTTGATTGGCGGAAGTGAAGAGGTTGCAGTTACAAACACCCTAGCTTTGCATACATTAAAGGTTACATCCACATGAGAGAGATTTAAAGCTAGACAAGATGTAATAGTATCGGACTGCTGTAACCTTTGAAACCAAGGTACCACTTGCCCATTAAAGTGGATTGTAGTGATTTTGAGATGATGGGCATTAGAAAGATGATAATAATCACAAAATTGTGTATCTTTAGTAATCTATTGTGAGGCCTCATTTCCATCAAACCAAGGGAAATCAAATTGAATTAAATGCCTCTGTAATGAAATGATCGCTTGCtgattagaataaaaaaatatcataaaaaaattttgtggaCGAGCAGATGCATTATTGGCAACTGAATTGCTATTAGATGAAGGGTTTGACACTGACTCTGCAAGGAAGATACCACCAATCTTGGCATTTATGAACCCAAATCACTcacaggcatttcatcaaacaacttGAGATCAACTTCAACAACCTTAAATTTAGACAAATTACAAGTCAATTTTTTATCCGGATCTATTCATTCTTATTAATGAACTAGGCATGCAAGAATTCTATCCAATTTATTAGAGAGAACATCAAGAATGCAAACAATTTCATCCATAATGGGAGTGAGTAGAGCTTTCAACAAAAGCACTAAATGTAATCTCCCAAGGATTAAGGAATACAATTATGAATTCTCAAACGTATAAGATCAATCAATACTGCAATTACTCCATAATCATCAGACCTAATTTTGTTTCAACAATCAAATTCTGTCTCTAAATCAGTTAACATGCTCAAATCTATCATCCAAATGTCTCAAACCCTCATCTCATTCATTatagttcatcatcatcatcatcaacatacTAACAATCCAAGCATTCAAAAGAAATTAATGCATGAATTACTAAGGTTTGAGATGAGAACAATATCACCAAGTATTACAATTATAGCTAAGGAAATTATTGAACAAAGATAACAAGAAAACCAGAAGATAAATGGCATGCAACACCTTCCTGCTCTCAAGCTCCTTGAGAGAAACTAGGGCCTTCAACTTCATCCAATTTCTACTCCCCCTCTGCCTTTTCCCTTTTATAGTCCCTCCAATCATTGTTTGTATGGgccaatccataggaaaaactgGCACATGCTTTGCACGAGCCCATTTTGACCATTGGTTACATTACATATCTTCATGGCCTTCACAACTAGATATAAAATAGCTTGCCCAAGTACAAATTGTAGAGTTAAGTCCAATTGATTTAGTAGGATAAAAGGTGGAAAAACCAGATTACTAAGCCCTCTATGTGGATAGGATATCTATCAAAGTTGGATTGAGACCATGTTTTGTTTAGAAAGCCCTTGAAAGTTACTCcctctgttcctttttatctgtcgtgaataactaaatctcacataccaagaaagttggttatttcaaataatttaataaaaaattagttatctttctaaaactacccctaatttatatcttcacatttctttctcatattaaatttcaagaagagaatcGAATCGAGTGTCAGggtaatttttggaaaaatagtAAATACTTCTTGATGTTCAAAAATGACAGATTAAAaggaacatgggtttatgatagataaaaaggaatggagggagtattttttaacattaaagtGTGTCTTTAAAATCATGAATAGGAAAGTAGATATGAAGCTTAATTACTAGTCCCAACTAGCTGTAAGAATTAGAGTTTCTAAGATATGAGCTCATACAAATTTTTTGCCCTTAATAGGTTACACTAGAGAGAAATATGAGGTTAATGATAAGGGAATGAGTAAATATAAGGCACTGATGAAGAAGATTGGAGCCATGTATGAGAATTTTGAGATTGCAAACCTCCATTAAATTAATAAGGGATAAGTTGATTCAATCCTAatgctttcttcttctcaatGTACAAACTGGGAAAAACATTTATCTTGGATATCTACATCATTTAAGTATACATGAAGAATTATTAGATCGAAGCAATAAATTTTTAGGAGAACCAAGCTGGCTTgtccaaattaattaattcttgaACTTTGGAACACTTCCTTCAGATAAGAAAGAAACTTAGAAGGTCATACATTGATTTGTTCACTTTGCTTACCTACATGAACAACTCTATAGTAAATCTTATACCTTTCCATTGAGGTGTTACATCCCTCAGAAGCAAAATATGTGCTCTCCTAAGTTAATGAAGGTATATACATGAATAATATTTGTAGCATTACATTAGTTTGGAAATGTGAAATACACCAAGTCTACTCATTGTTAACTAGTAATAAGGTTTGCCACAATAGAAGGTCTATGCCACTTTGTAATCTAGGGATTGGATTTCTATGGCTTTTACAAATGCTATTACGTAGCTAAAATTTCCAATAATTCTTGTAGATTACTTTACCAAGTAGGCCAAGGTTGAATTGTTATCAAATATAATTAAGAAGGCCTGATGAGATTTTATGTCAAAGTTAGTCATTTGTAGGTTTTAGCATTCCAATCACAACTTTCATGATGACAATTAGAAGTCTAGAAGCTTTTGTGAAGAGTTTGATATAGTTTGAAGATCAACATTGGTAACTCATCCTCAAGTTAATGAGCAAGCTAAGGTTATAAA
This genomic window from Dioscorea cayenensis subsp. rotundata cultivar TDr96_F1 chromosome 20, TDr96_F1_v2_PseudoChromosome.rev07_lg8_w22 25.fasta, whole genome shotgun sequence contains:
- the LOC120251341 gene encoding uncharacterized protein LOC120251341, whose amino-acid sequence is MIICPCIKCVNIHWQTRETVVEHLVCDGILQGCTCWFFHGERVPSPIHEPTNTFTALSSSNPHFQTSRTRPDSLEELLQDAFNIHQVDNEGLPYTADEFNVEVNDEGETPIEVDERPSKEAAKFYKLLEDMNDKLYEESQHSRLYFSIRLFHLKCMYGMTAKGLDHLIEFLKEFFPSAAIPESSRESKKIIKDLGLGYEKIHSCPNDCMIYWEHNEGQQSCHICGRSRWVSTDSGERLNEDNEVVHKRPAKVLRYFPLIPRLQRLFMSTRTSADMIWHANGRPNDGLLRHPADAEAWKSFDARYPDFACDPRNVRLGLSSDGFNPFKLLSTSYSTWPVVLIPYNLPPWIGMKQTSFLLSMIIPGDKGPGNDIDIYLQPLIKELKQLWVGVETYDASVRRNFNMRAVLLWTINDFPAYANLSGWNTKGKYACPCCAAETSSQWLTDGQKFCYMAHRRWLEHNHPYRSQKHLFDGNVEMRRAPSVTTGYDILLMLKEMQFSYGKHGKSKIKKSNNNNSSKKRPRQLSNIDLDTDDDEIQEEESTEASLWKKRSIFFDLPYWQHNLLRHNLDVMHIEKNT